The following are from one region of the Paenibacillus sp. JZ16 genome:
- a CDS encoding diaminopimelate epimerase produces MKQMIDFVKCNPTQNMTILINTMLPRDEHKRIASKIMSYDNVYAEQVGFIEPTMNQEADAFLQMAGGEFCGNACMALAAFLANEHGLEHYETNEIRLEVSGAERLVTCLVTKNREDFQCRVDMPLPEKIEQTVLHDDRFPIDMVVVKYKDFIHFVIEVERIDTDMKNNMLSLAKLIGPFLDTSMLGILLYNNTTHHLTPLIYVQALNSAVWERGCGSGTASIGAYLAWKNKRNIETYIHQPGGTMLVKALYEQDRLTRLEIEGSVGIVAQGTAFIDTEVNLSAGESIHEVSRV; encoded by the coding sequence ATGAAGCAGATGATCGATTTTGTGAAATGCAATCCAACACAGAATATGACGATTCTAATTAACACGATGCTTCCACGTGATGAACATAAACGTATTGCTTCTAAAATTATGTCTTATGACAACGTTTATGCTGAACAAGTTGGTTTTATCGAGCCAACCATGAACCAGGAAGCTGATGCGTTTTTACAAATGGCAGGGGGTGAATTTTGCGGTAATGCTTGTATGGCCTTAGCCGCATTTCTGGCGAATGAACATGGTTTGGAACATTACGAAACGAATGAAATAAGGTTAGAGGTTTCAGGAGCAGAGCGACTAGTGACATGCCTGGTAACCAAAAATAGGGAGGATTTTCAATGTCGAGTCGATATGCCGCTTCCTGAGAAGATTGAACAAACGGTACTTCATGATGATCGTTTCCCGATCGATATGGTTGTCGTCAAATACAAGGACTTTATTCATTTCGTGATTGAAGTAGAACGCATAGACACAGATATGAAGAACAACATGTTATCCTTGGCCAAACTCATCGGACCCTTTCTAGACACAAGCATGCTTGGGATTCTGTTGTACAACAATACGACGCATCATCTAACACCGCTTATATACGTCCAGGCATTGAATAGTGCGGTGTGGGAAAGAGGGTGCGGCTCCGGTACGGCTTCCATAGGCGCTTACTTAGCATGGAAGAATAAACGCAATATCGAAACCTATATCCATCAGCCCGGCGGGACGATGCTTGTAAAGGCACTCTATGAGCAGGACCGGCTGACCCGTCTGGAAATCGAAGGCTCTGTTGGAATCGTAGCACAAGGCACAGCGTTCATTGATACGGAAGTTAACCTATCTGCAGGGGAGAGTATTCATGAAGTTAGCAGAGTTTGA
- a CDS encoding SAM-dependent methyltransferase: MKLAEFEKSLDDYLTRFEYFADRFDYTPRHQSELERLIDQYSAFITDETNITVWDELEQQGIGRTSGLVDGLRKSSARCVAILEKYRALNLQKGDTEITDYFRNIEECIEKEFGSFQISSTSKVLLVGSGSFPMTALLIAKRTGAAVVGIDIDAEAIELGLKVVETLGPELKIRLEKTSVEFLDDLNEITHIIFSSTVAEKYELLERLYPLTNEQVVVAMRYGNRLKSLFNYPLKETDEHKWGLVDNVLRRDDIFDIALYQKILA; the protein is encoded by the coding sequence ATGAAGTTAGCAGAGTTTGAGAAATCATTAGATGATTATTTAACCAGGTTTGAGTACTTTGCTGACCGATTCGATTACACACCTCGTCACCAATCCGAGTTGGAGCGTTTAATTGACCAATACTCGGCGTTTATAACTGACGAAACCAACATCACAGTTTGGGATGAGCTGGAGCAACAAGGAATCGGCAGAACTAGCGGTCTTGTTGATGGACTGAGGAAAAGTTCAGCGCGCTGCGTCGCGATACTGGAGAAATATCGCGCGCTGAATTTGCAAAAGGGAGATACGGAGATCACCGATTATTTCAGGAATATCGAGGAATGCATCGAGAAAGAGTTCGGAAGTTTCCAGATTTCTTCTACATCGAAGGTATTGTTGGTTGGCTCTGGTTCATTCCCGATGACGGCACTATTGATCGCAAAGCGCACAGGAGCTGCGGTGGTCGGGATCGACATTGATGCTGAAGCTATTGAGCTAGGTCTGAAGGTTGTAGAGACATTGGGTCCTGAGCTGAAGATCCGATTGGAAAAGACATCGGTTGAATTCCTTGATGATTTAAATGAGATAACCCACATCATTTTCAGCTCAACGGTTGCAGAGAAGTACGAACTGCTGGAGCGTTTATATCCGTTGACGAATGAGCAGGTTGTTGTAGCCATGAGGTATGGAAACCGATTGAAATCTTTATTCAACTATCCCCTGAAAGAGACGGATGAACATAAATGGGGACTAGTGGATAACGTGCTGCGCCGAGACGATATATTTGACATCGCTTTATATCAAAAAATCCTGGCTTAG
- a CDS encoding opine metallophore biosynthesis dehydrogenase, whose protein sequence is MKEMKHVLLLGTGPAALQLAVTLKKGFHCRLGIAGRESVRSLGFFDGLARNDQMVYASIQNEKHRSMEGECRIDDVFQGFETIEGEWDTLFVAVTTDAYMEVLQQMNHNVLRKVKCVVLISPTFGSNSLISGFIRQLNPDAEVISFSTYYGDTRWVDNQVSNHVITTGVKKKVYIGSTRGHSDLVDKLSRLYKELNIELSVMRTPLEAEARNISLYVHPALFMNDFSLSAIFDESGSRKYVYKLFPEGPITQDLIRSMLSQWKEMMNILNQLGMKGINLLKFMTDDNYPVRNESLSRQDIDSFDQLQAIHQEYLLYIRYASLLIDPFSQPDADGKYFDFSAVPIRSLFINKEGCLDIPRMPKEDYYRIKVIQGIARFLKVDCPTIDQFIQSYEDKIVNVSLAHKGRSLSNAFTVQSFEEDLDLICMELSNQ, encoded by the coding sequence ATGAAAGAGATGAAGCATGTCCTGTTGTTGGGAACAGGCCCTGCAGCCTTGCAGCTGGCAGTGACTCTTAAAAAGGGGTTCCATTGTCGCCTGGGGATCGCCGGTCGTGAATCGGTTCGGTCTCTTGGATTCTTCGACGGCCTTGCGAGGAACGATCAAATGGTTTACGCGAGCATCCAAAATGAAAAGCATCGTTCCATGGAAGGCGAATGTCGCATTGACGATGTGTTTCAGGGTTTTGAGACCATAGAAGGCGAATGGGACACTTTATTTGTTGCGGTGACGACCGATGCGTATATGGAAGTCTTACAGCAGATGAATCATAACGTCCTGCGTAAGGTCAAATGTGTGGTGCTGATATCTCCAACTTTTGGTTCTAACAGCTTGATATCCGGTTTTATACGTCAACTGAATCCGGATGCGGAAGTCATTAGTTTTTCTACATATTATGGCGACACGAGGTGGGTGGATAACCAAGTTTCGAATCATGTCATCACGACGGGGGTTAAGAAAAAGGTCTATATCGGCTCTACGCGAGGGCACTCTGATCTTGTCGACAAGCTGAGCCGCCTGTATAAGGAGCTGAATATTGAGCTAAGCGTCATGAGGACGCCGCTAGAGGCAGAGGCAAGAAATATTTCGTTATATGTTCATCCTGCTTTGTTCATGAATGATTTCTCGTTAAGCGCCATATTTGATGAGTCGGGTTCGCGCAAGTACGTCTACAAGCTTTTTCCTGAAGGCCCAATTACGCAAGATCTGATTCGCAGTATGTTGTCCCAGTGGAAAGAGATGATGAACATCTTAAACCAATTAGGGATGAAGGGCATCAATTTGCTGAAATTTATGACGGATGATAACTATCCGGTAAGAAACGAGAGTTTATCGCGCCAGGATATCGATAGCTTTGATCAATTACAAGCGATTCATCAGGAGTATCTATTGTATATACGTTACGCCTCCTTGTTAATTGACCCTTTTTCTCAGCCCGATGCAGATGGAAAGTACTTTGATTTCTCGGCTGTTCCGATTAGGAGTTTGTTTATCAATAAGGAAGGCTGCCTGGATATCCCGAGAATGCCTAAAGAAGACTATTATCGAATCAAGGTGATCCAGGGCATTGCCAGATTCTTGAAGGTGGATTGTCCTACCATCGATCAGTTCATCCAATCGTATGAGGACAAAATCGTAAATGTATCACTTGCTCACAAGGGCCGGTCGTTGTCCAATGCGTTTACGGTTCAGAGCTTCGAGGAAGATCTGGATCTGATATGCATGGAACTATCAAACCAATGA
- the cntA gene encoding staphylopine-dependent metal ABC transporter substrate-binding lipoprotein, with product MNRKSVKIWMLMISIALLAGCGETTQGSKAESAIRDEIIYATAKDIHDMNPHLYTGSMPAQGMVYESLVENTKEGIKPLLAESWDISEDGTTYTFHLRKDVKFHDGEPFNAEAVKLNIDAVQHNAEKHAWIKLSTKIKNVKVVDAYTVQLVLSEAYYPALVELSMTRPYVFLSPKDFIQGETKDGVNGHHGTGPYQFTEHKIDEYATFTANEEYWGGPPKIKKITAKVLPAGETTFLAMQKGEVNFVFTDDRGADSIDVQAMNQLVDAGTYQLVRSEAMNTKMMVANSSKSESPVSETAVREAIWHTIDRETISKDIFEGTETEANTLFSSNVNYADVELKERGYDPGRAEQMLEEAGWKKESDGKARFKAGKELAMKLYYDSNSSSQKTQAEFIQNAVKGIGIKLDIIGEESSSIANRRSTGDYELLFNQTWGLAYDPQSTISAFTSEASYLHTTKGIAQADHLYEHIQEVMVSKDEETRKSLYAEIMRTVHDEAVFIPISSGSVTVLAPKDLKGITFKQTQFELPFEQMYFE from the coding sequence GTGAATAGAAAAAGTGTCAAGATATGGATGTTAATGATCTCCATCGCGCTTCTGGCAGGGTGCGGGGAGACAACGCAGGGAAGTAAGGCCGAATCAGCAATCAGGGATGAAATCATCTATGCTACAGCAAAAGATATTCATGATATGAATCCTCATTTATACACGGGATCCATGCCGGCTCAGGGTATGGTATATGAATCGCTGGTGGAGAACACAAAGGAAGGGATCAAGCCTTTGCTGGCGGAATCCTGGGACATTTCGGAAGATGGAACCACCTACACCTTTCATCTGAGGAAGGACGTGAAGTTTCATGACGGAGAACCATTTAATGCCGAAGCTGTCAAACTGAATATCGATGCCGTGCAGCATAATGCCGAGAAACACGCCTGGATTAAACTGTCGACCAAAATCAAGAACGTGAAGGTAGTGGATGCATACACCGTCCAATTGGTTTTAAGCGAAGCCTATTACCCTGCACTGGTCGAACTGTCCATGACGCGGCCGTATGTGTTTCTCTCACCCAAGGATTTCATTCAGGGGGAAACGAAGGATGGCGTTAATGGACACCACGGTACGGGTCCTTACCAGTTTACGGAACATAAAATCGACGAGTACGCTACCTTTACCGCCAACGAGGAGTATTGGGGAGGTCCGCCAAAAATCAAAAAAATCACGGCCAAGGTACTGCCTGCGGGCGAGACGACGTTTTTGGCCATGCAGAAAGGAGAGGTGAACTTCGTATTCACCGATGATCGGGGAGCAGACAGCATCGACGTGCAAGCGATGAATCAACTGGTTGATGCCGGAACATATCAGCTGGTTCGCAGCGAAGCCATGAATACAAAAATGATGGTGGCGAACAGCAGCAAATCGGAAAGTCCGGTAAGCGAAACCGCGGTCCGTGAAGCGATCTGGCATACAATCGATCGGGAAACCATCAGTAAGGACATATTCGAGGGGACCGAGACGGAAGCGAACACGCTGTTCTCATCCAATGTGAATTATGCGGATGTCGAATTGAAGGAACGCGGCTATGATCCGGGAAGGGCTGAGCAAATGCTGGAAGAGGCCGGATGGAAGAAGGAGAGTGACGGCAAGGCCAGGTTCAAAGCCGGTAAGGAGCTGGCCATGAAATTATATTATGACAGTAATTCATCATCACAAAAAACGCAGGCGGAATTCATCCAAAATGCGGTAAAAGGGATCGGAATCAAGCTGGATATCATCGGAGAAGAGTCGAGCTCCATCGCGAATCGAAGATCCACGGGGGATTATGAGTTATTGTTTAATCAAACCTGGGGTTTGGCGTATGACCCGCAGAGCACCATCTCTGCCTTCACTTCTGAAGCTTCTTATCTACATACAACCAAAGGAATCGCACAAGCGGATCATCTTTATGAGCATATTCAAGAAGTTATGGTATCCAAGGACGAGGAGACCCGCAAGTCGCTATACGCTGAAATTATGCGAACGGTTCACGATGAAGCGGTGTTTATCCCGATCTCGAGCGGGAGCGTCACGGTTCTTGCACCGAAGGACTTGAAAGGCATCACGTTCAAGCAAACCCAGTTTGAGCTTCCTTTTGAGCAAATGTATTTTGAATAG
- the opp1B gene encoding nickel/cobalt ABC transporter permease, which translates to MGSYIVKRLLLSVPILLIISFLTFLLINLSPMDPAEVVLRAQEVPEITEELIAQTREELGLNQPFLKQYADWVMACLRLDFGESYVTGQTVWSLISPAFLNTLKLTMVSSTIIIIMSVILGVACALNEGRIWDRSVRGVSFFLTAMPSYWLASILIWYFSVRLDLLPTSGMDSYQSYILPVTVISVSYVGIYFRNVRSSMLNHLHEEYVVYGRACGLPEKKITMRILRNSLQVAVSIFCMAIPIILGSTVVIENVFAWPGLGRLSVKSILSRDFPVIQAYVLILAVAFVLFNTLSDMINAALNPKLRKEI; encoded by the coding sequence ATGGGAAGTTATATAGTAAAAAGGTTATTGTTGTCCGTTCCGATTCTGCTCATCATTTCGTTTTTGACCTTTCTGCTGATTAATCTGTCCCCCATGGATCCTGCCGAAGTGGTGCTCCGCGCCCAAGAAGTTCCGGAAATCACGGAAGAACTGATCGCACAGACGCGTGAAGAGCTAGGGCTGAATCAGCCGTTCTTGAAACAGTACGCCGATTGGGTGATGGCCTGCCTTCGATTGGACTTTGGAGAATCCTACGTGACGGGACAGACGGTTTGGTCATTGATAAGCCCGGCATTTCTCAATACTTTAAAGCTGACCATGGTTTCGTCAACCATTATTATCATCATGTCCGTTATCTTGGGGGTTGCTTGCGCATTAAACGAGGGCAGAATATGGGATCGGTCAGTGAGAGGAGTTTCCTTCTTTCTAACAGCGATGCCTTCATACTGGCTTGCATCGATTTTGATCTGGTATTTTTCCGTGCGTTTGGACCTGCTGCCAACCAGCGGAATGGATTCGTATCAAAGCTATATCCTTCCCGTGACGGTCATATCGGTGAGTTATGTCGGCATTTATTTCAGAAACGTAAGAAGCTCGATGTTGAATCACTTGCATGAAGAATATGTTGTTTACGGGAGAGCCTGCGGTTTGCCCGAGAAGAAGATTACTATGCGCATTCTGAGAAATTCGCTTCAGGTTGCCGTATCCATATTTTGCATGGCGATCCCCATTATTCTGGGCAGCACTGTCGTCATCGAAAATGTGTTTGCATGGCCCGGACTTGGGCGGCTGAGCGTGAAATCCATTCTAAGCAGGGACTTTCCGGTCATCCAGGCGTATGTTCTTATTCTGGCTGTAGCCTTCGTGTTATTTAACACCTTGTCCGACATGATCAATGCTGCACTGAATCCGAAACTAAGGAAGGAAATCTGA
- the cntC gene encoding staphylopine uptake ABC transporter permease subunit CntC, translated as MNVLRSLSRDKLASLSLVAIAAIVIVGLCAPIFAPHDPNQVDMKLRYAGSSWAHWFGNDHLGRCILSRIIYGIRPSILWVLAALLASVGVGGIVGFIAGYFRGKTDAILMRICDIMLSFPGYVMTLAVVGILGAGLENILIAFVAMKWAWFARVIRTSVLQYAEMDYVKFSKAAGISNRRIILKHIVPVTFSDIAVIASGSMCSMILQISGLSFLGLGIKAPNAEWGMMLNEAREVMFSRPELMLAPGLAIVIAVSAFNFLADGLQVALDPKRMNSGKQPRSTEVEKPTYEYARG; from the coding sequence ATGAACGTACTTCGAAGTTTGAGTAGAGACAAGCTGGCCAGCCTGTCACTGGTCGCCATAGCTGCAATTGTCATCGTGGGCCTGTGTGCCCCTATATTCGCGCCCCACGATCCGAATCAAGTTGATATGAAGCTGCGTTATGCCGGGTCTTCCTGGGCGCATTGGTTCGGTAACGATCATCTGGGGAGATGTATCTTATCCCGGATAATTTATGGCATACGTCCCAGTATTTTATGGGTGTTGGCAGCTCTGTTGGCGTCGGTAGGAGTTGGCGGGATCGTTGGTTTCATTGCAGGTTACTTCAGAGGAAAAACGGACGCGATCCTGATGCGAATTTGCGATATCATGCTATCTTTTCCCGGTTATGTTATGACGTTGGCGGTTGTCGGCATCCTGGGAGCAGGCCTTGAGAACATCCTGATTGCTTTTGTTGCCATGAAATGGGCGTGGTTTGCCCGTGTCATCCGAACGTCGGTCCTGCAGTACGCGGAAATGGATTATGTGAAGTTTTCAAAAGCAGCCGGCATCAGCAATCGCAGGATCATATTGAAGCATATCGTTCCCGTGACATTTTCGGATATTGCCGTCATTGCCAGCGGTTCAATGTGTTCCATGATTCTGCAGATCTCCGGATTATCATTCTTAGGGCTTGGCATCAAGGCCCCCAATGCGGAATGGGGGATGATGCTGAATGAAGCGAGAGAGGTTATGTTCTCACGCCCCGAGCTCATGTTAGCGCCTGGCTTGGCTATTGTGATTGCCGTATCGGCTTTCAATTTTCTGGCAGATGGGCTTCAAGTCGCGCTTGATCCCAAAAGGATGAATTCCGGTAAGCAGCCGAGATCAACAGAGGTGGAGAAACCGACTTATGAATATGCTAGAGGTTAA